Proteins from one Desulfonema limicola genomic window:
- the lepB gene encoding signal peptidase I has protein sequence MSSKTTTMPSEKENPSKKSALRENIEAILVAIILAMFIRTFVIQAFKIPSGSMKETLQIGDHILVNKFIFGIKMPFTMKTLVSIKDPERGDIIVFKFPEDPDKDFIKRVIGVAGDVIEIKDKQVYVNNEPVNYKQAVFKDSRIIPGDVQPRDNFGPKTIPPDCLFVMGDNRDQSYDSRFWGVVNLDAVKGKAFIIYWSWDKENFSVRWGRLGNFLK, from the coding sequence TTGAGTTCTAAAACCACTACAATGCCCTCAGAAAAAGAAAATCCATCAAAAAAAAGCGCACTTAGGGAGAATATTGAAGCAATTCTTGTTGCCATTATTCTTGCCATGTTTATCCGTACCTTTGTAATCCAGGCATTTAAAATTCCCTCGGGATCAATGAAAGAAACCCTGCAGATTGGCGATCATATCCTGGTTAATAAATTTATTTTTGGCATAAAAATGCCTTTTACCATGAAAACCCTGGTCTCAATTAAGGATCCTGAAAGGGGAGACATTATAGTTTTTAAATTTCCCGAAGACCCTGACAAGGATTTTATCAAACGAGTTATAGGAGTTGCAGGAGATGTAATTGAAATCAAAGATAAGCAGGTTTATGTGAATAATGAGCCTGTAAATTATAAGCAGGCAGTTTTTAAAGATTCCCGTATTATACCCGGGGATGTTCAGCCCAGGGATAATTTCGGGCCCAAAACCATTCCCCCTGACTGCCTTTTTGTAATGGGTGATAACCGTGATCAAAGCTATGACAGCCGGTTCTGGGGTGTTGTGAACCTTGATGCAGTCAAGGGAAAGGCTTTTATAATATACTGGTCATGGGATAAGGAAAACTTTAGTGTCAGATGGGGCAGATTAGGCAATTTTCTGAAATAG
- a CDS encoding M20/M25/M40 family metallo-hydrolase, which yields MVNQDRLADLFKFLVKIDSVSKEEADISLEIQKILKSMGAEIIIDNAGEKIGANTGNLIARFKGTVAAPPIMMNAHMDTVEPGRGVKPVFKDGIFTSDGTTILGADDKSAIAVLIEAVRSLQENNIPHSPVELVLTICEEIGLHGAKNMDYSLIKSKYGYALDAPNTEGIITRAPGANKFEIKIHGKEAHSGAAPEKGINAIAIAAQAISMVKMGRIDPDTTCNIGTIKGGTATNIVPNLVVMKGEVRSHDPEKLKNVTEEIFAVFKNTVETHKASPDAQLPRVEIELENDFSRTVISEDNPVVVLAVKAAQNLGKKLLPVTTGGGADANIFFEKGIDIGVLGTGMTDMHTVNESVAMKDMAGMVELIIEIIKLHTAMDNG from the coding sequence GTGGTTAATCAGGACAGACTCGCGGATTTATTTAAATTTCTTGTTAAAATTGACAGTGTTTCAAAAGAAGAAGCAGACATTTCCCTTGAGATTCAAAAAATACTTAAATCTATGGGAGCTGAAATTATTATAGATAATGCAGGTGAAAAAATTGGAGCCAATACTGGAAACCTGATTGCCAGGTTTAAAGGCACAGTTGCTGCCCCTCCCATCATGATGAATGCCCACATGGATACGGTTGAGCCTGGAAGGGGAGTTAAACCGGTTTTTAAAGACGGTATTTTTACAAGTGACGGAACAACTATTCTTGGAGCAGATGACAAAAGCGCTATTGCCGTTCTTATTGAAGCTGTGCGCAGTCTCCAGGAAAACAATATACCACACAGCCCTGTTGAACTGGTTTTAACAATATGTGAGGAGATCGGCCTTCACGGGGCAAAAAACATGGATTACAGCCTAATAAAATCAAAATACGGCTATGCTCTTGATGCGCCTAATACAGAAGGAATTATTACACGAGCACCGGGGGCTAATAAATTTGAGATCAAAATTCATGGAAAAGAAGCCCATTCAGGCGCTGCTCCTGAAAAAGGAATCAATGCCATAGCAATAGCAGCCCAGGCTATAAGCATGGTCAAGATGGGAAGAATAGACCCTGATACCACATGCAATATTGGAACCATCAAGGGCGGTACAGCTACTAATATTGTCCCTAATCTGGTGGTCATGAAAGGTGAAGTGAGAAGTCATGACCCTGAAAAGCTTAAAAATGTTACAGAGGAAATCTTTGCAGTATTTAAAAATACTGTTGAAACCCATAAAGCTTCCCCTGATGCCCAGCTTCCCCGGGTAGAGATTGAGCTTGAAAATGATTTTTCCAGGACAGTTATTTCAGAAGACAACCCTGTTGTAGTTCTTGCAGTAAAAGCAGCCCAAAACCTGGGGAAAAAATTACTCCCTGTAACAACAGGCGGGGGAGCAGATGCCAATATATTCTTTGAAAAAGGAATAGATATAGGAGTTCTTGGAACAGGAATGACAGACATGCACACTGTTAATGAATCTGTTGCCATGAAAGACATGGCGGGAATGGTTGAACTTATAATTGAAATTATCAAACTTCATACTGCAATGGATAATGGATAA
- a CDS encoding aspartate carbamoyltransferase catalytic subunit, with protein MYFSKKDILDMESLSVEEISLILDTADRMKEISQRPVKKVPTLRGQTIVLFFYEPSTRTRTSFDIAAKRLSADSISISASGSSIVKGETLIDTARNLEAMNADIIVMRHSSSGAPHLLAPLVRSSIINAGDGTHAHPSQALLDMMTVREKKGGLKGLRVAIIGDIAHSRVARSNITGFKKMGADIIAAGPPTMMPKGIESLGTEVTHNIDHAVDGADVIMMLRIQKERQKNYTLSTEREYARFYGLNKKRLENAKKDVLIMHPGPINRGIEISHDLADGSHSVILDQVTNGVAVRMALLYLVVGGGKNGDAD; from the coding sequence ATGTATTTTTCAAAAAAAGATATTCTTGATATGGAATCTCTTTCTGTTGAAGAGATTTCGCTTATTCTTGATACTGCAGACCGTATGAAAGAAATTTCTCAACGGCCTGTAAAAAAGGTTCCCACTTTAAGAGGACAGACCATAGTCCTCTTTTTTTACGAGCCAAGCACAAGAACCAGGACATCCTTTGATATTGCAGCAAAACGCCTGAGTGCTGACAGCATATCAATATCAGCAAGCGGCAGCAGTATTGTTAAAGGAGAAACCCTCATAGATACAGCCAGAAATCTTGAGGCCATGAATGCAGACATTATTGTCATGCGCCATTCTTCATCAGGCGCTCCCCATCTTCTGGCTCCCCTGGTAAGATCATCAATAATAAACGCAGGAGACGGAACCCATGCCCACCCTTCCCAGGCACTTCTTGACATGATGACTGTCAGGGAAAAAAAAGGGGGACTGAAAGGACTCCGGGTTGCCATTATCGGGGATATTGCACACAGCCGTGTTGCCAGATCCAATATTACAGGGTTTAAAAAAATGGGAGCAGATATTATTGCAGCAGGCCCTCCAACCATGATGCCCAAAGGCATAGAATCCCTGGGAACAGAGGTAACACATAATATAGATCATGCTGTTGACGGGGCAGATGTAATAATGATGCTCAGGATTCAAAAAGAGCGCCAGAAGAATTATACCCTTTCCACGGAAAGGGAATATGCCAGGTTTTACGGGCTGAATAAAAAAAGGTTGGAAAATGCAAAAAAAGACGTACTCATAATGCACCCGGGTCCCATAAACAGGGGCATAGAAATATCCCATGATCTGGCAGACGGCTCACATTCAGTAATTCTTGATCAGGTAACAAACGGGGTGGCAGTGCGTATGGCTTTATTATATCTTGTTGTAGGAGGCGGAAAAAATGGGGATGCTGATTAA
- a CDS encoding dihydroorotase, protein MGMLIKNGRIVDPGNMDCISDILIENGKIKDIAPGIPETAAEKVIDASGKIIVPGLIDMHVHFREPGQEYKETIESGCQAAARGGFTAVCTMPNTDPVNDNAQVTKFILEKAKQANGVKVYPVAAISRGLEGKTLCEYGELKQAGAIALSDDGRPVISSQLMRRALEYANGFGLPIISHCEDIDLAGNGAMNEGETATRMGLPGIPNAVESIMVIRDIALSELTGIPVHIAHVSTAESVHAIRDAKKRGIPVTAETAPHYFTLTEKAVENYNTNAKMNPPLRTEQDRQAVRNGLADGTIDVIATDHAPHHVLEKEVEFDKAANGIVGLETSLPLGLKLVEEGVLTMAGLIEKMSINPARILGLERGIKVGNAADITVIDPDAVWTVNKDEFLSVSRNTPFHGWEVRGKAVLMIVDGSSHEC, encoded by the coding sequence ATGGGGATGCTGATTAAAAACGGGAGAATAGTTGATCCTGGAAACATGGACTGCATATCAGATATTTTAATCGAAAATGGGAAAATTAAAGATATAGCTCCTGGAATACCTGAAACAGCAGCAGAAAAGGTCATAGATGCCTCAGGTAAAATTATAGTACCCGGCCTGATTGACATGCATGTTCATTTTAGGGAACCAGGTCAGGAATACAAGGAAACAATAGAATCAGGATGCCAGGCAGCAGCACGGGGTGGATTTACAGCAGTATGCACCATGCCCAACACAGACCCGGTAAACGACAATGCCCAGGTAACAAAATTTATCCTGGAAAAAGCAAAACAGGCAAACGGAGTAAAAGTCTATCCAGTTGCAGCCATAAGCAGGGGGCTGGAAGGAAAAACCCTGTGTGAATACGGTGAACTAAAACAGGCAGGAGCCATAGCCCTGTCAGATGACGGCAGACCTGTTATAAGCTCCCAGCTTATGCGCCGCGCCCTTGAATATGCAAATGGCTTTGGCCTTCCCATAATATCCCACTGCGAAGACATTGACCTTGCAGGAAACGGGGCCATGAACGAAGGAGAAACCGCAACCAGGATGGGACTTCCCGGTATCCCCAATGCTGTTGAAAGCATAATGGTTATAAGAGACATAGCTTTAAGCGAACTCACAGGAATACCGGTTCATATAGCACATGTAAGCACAGCAGAATCTGTTCATGCCATAAGAGATGCTAAAAAAAGGGGAATACCGGTAACAGCAGAAACAGCCCCTCATTATTTCACCCTCACGGAAAAAGCAGTAGAAAACTACAACACCAATGCAAAAATGAACCCTCCCCTGAGAACAGAACAAGACAGGCAGGCAGTAAGAAACGGCCTTGCAGACGGAACCATAGATGTTATAGCCACAGATCACGCGCCACATCATGTATTAGAAAAGGAAGTTGAGTTTGACAAGGCAGCCAATGGTATCGTTGGACTTGAAACCTCGCTTCCCCTGGGTTTAAAGCTCGTGGAGGAAGGTGTGCTTACAATGGCCGGGCTGATTGAAAAAATGTCCATTAATCCAGCAAGGATACTCGGCCTTGAAAGGGGGATAAAGGTCGGGAATGCTGCTGATATTACTGTTATTGATCCAGATGCAGTGTGGACTGTTAATAAGGATGAGTTTTTGTCTGTGAGCCGGAATACGCCGTTTCACGGGTGGGAAGTCAGGGGGAAAGCTGTATTGATGATAGTGGATGGCAGCAGCCATGAGTGCTGA
- a CDS encoding sensor domain-containing diguanylate cyclase has translation MNLQRKCMGIPLIETYLDPASESSDVFCNIGRVLTSSLDPEEVIKRVMYIIGDFFSPCNWSLLLMEQETGRLRFEIVMGVDSAKLKGVYIEKGEGIVGWVCMHGKPVLVEDVQNDPRFSSRFDNILKFSTKSIICVPLLNGKNKVVGAIELINKIVPPSVKSVSGLEAKEISPSKATFTKMDMKILSAIGAFTGIAAENAFLHQKIKELAMIDSLTGINNRHFFDEILQREIERVIRYNYTICVLMIDLDDFKSINDNFGHLTGDRVLRSIADILRLSIRESDFLARFGGDEFVILMPYAGETEGFKLANRIQQLVMKWNGKESVHGPKIGISIGVYEADRENVNNVLSGADQELYKCKSLRKKPEDLTSDEQMKRYLWYSLSSKVKINNE, from the coding sequence GTGAATTTACAGCGCAAATGTATGGGTATTCCTTTGATTGAAACATATCTTGATCCTGCAAGTGAAAGCTCAGATGTTTTCTGCAATATTGGCAGGGTATTAACATCTTCTCTTGATCCTGAAGAAGTGATAAAAAGGGTAATGTATATTATTGGTGATTTTTTTTCACCATGCAACTGGTCCCTTCTTTTAATGGAACAGGAAACCGGAAGACTGAGATTTGAAATTGTAATGGGTGTTGATTCTGCAAAGCTTAAAGGGGTTTATATTGAAAAAGGTGAAGGGATTGTAGGCTGGGTCTGCATGCATGGAAAACCTGTACTGGTTGAAGATGTTCAAAATGATCCGCGGTTTAGTTCAAGGTTTGACAATATTTTAAAATTTTCAACAAAATCAATTATATGCGTTCCTCTTTTAAATGGAAAGAATAAGGTTGTAGGTGCTATAGAGCTTATTAACAAAATTGTGCCTCCTTCTGTTAAATCAGTTTCAGGTTTAGAAGCAAAGGAAATAAGCCCCAGCAAGGCAACATTTACTAAAATGGACATGAAAATACTTTCTGCCATTGGAGCATTTACAGGAATTGCTGCTGAAAATGCATTTTTACATCAAAAAATAAAAGAGCTGGCTATGATTGATTCTCTTACAGGAATCAATAACCGTCATTTTTTTGATGAAATCCTGCAAAGAGAAATTGAACGTGTTATCCGGTATAATTATACAATCTGCGTTTTAATGATCGACCTGGATGATTTTAAAAGCATTAATGATAATTTCGGGCATTTGACCGGCGACAGGGTTCTCCGGTCAATAGCTGATATACTCAGGCTTTCTATAAGAGAATCTGATTTCCTTGCCAGGTTTGGAGGTGATGAATTTGTTATACTTATGCCATATGCAGGTGAAACCGAAGGTTTTAAGCTTGCAAATCGTATCCAGCAGCTTGTTATGAAATGGAATGGCAAGGAATCTGTTCATGGCCCTAAAATAGGCATAAGCATTGGTGTGTATGAAGCTGACAGGGAAAATGTGAACAATGTACTGTCAGGAGCTGACCAGGAATTGTATAAATGCAAAAGCCTTAGAAAAAAACCTGAAGACCTGACTTCAGATGAGCAGATGAAGCGTTATTTGTGGTATAGTTTATCTTCAAAGGTAAAAATTAACAATGAGTAG
- the msbA gene encoding lipid A export permease/ATP-binding protein MsbA, whose amino-acid sequence MKKIIIRTRHKKLLSMIQDNWIRLFAAMVCMLVISVTTAATAFLVKPVLDDIFFNKDRTMLMLLPMAVLFIYFLRGVGTYGQDYLMSYVGEGIIRRLRNMLYNHIQDLPLSFFQKEKTGVLMSRITNDVNLIREMVSSSVTSLIRDTFSIIGLTCVIFYRDWKMALFAFIILPIAFYPIVEFGRRVRKVSTGCQQAMAELSSFLHETFVGNKIVKAFGMEDYEKNRFAQKTQEMFKLEMKAVVANSLSSPVMEFLAGVGIAFIIWYGGLGVVKGTSTAGTFFSFMAAVLMLYDPVKKMSKVNNRIQQGLAAADRVFDIIEQESDIKEKSDPVEIKTKPHKVSFENVSLTYDNQVMALKDINLDVGKGEVIALVGMSGGGKTSLVNLIPRFYDVSKGRILIDKTDIRDTSIASLRKQIAVVTQDTILFDNTVRNNIAYGKLHASEQEIIQAAKSAYAFDFIQSFPSQFETKIGELGSRLSGGEKQRLCIARALLKDAPILILDEATSALDTESEMLVQKALENLMKGRTTFVIAHRLSTISYADRVIVIVNGRIVEQGTHEELMEKKGEYYKLYQMQFKSV is encoded by the coding sequence ATGAAAAAAATAATTATCAGAACCCGTCATAAAAAACTGCTTTCCATGATCCAGGATAACTGGATCAGGCTGTTTGCTGCAATGGTATGTATGCTTGTCATTTCTGTTACCACTGCTGCTACTGCATTTCTTGTCAAACCAGTACTTGACGATATTTTTTTTAATAAAGACAGGACAATGCTCATGCTTCTTCCCATGGCTGTTCTCTTTATCTATTTTCTCAGAGGCGTGGGAACCTATGGTCAGGATTATCTTATGAGCTATGTGGGAGAGGGTATTATCCGCAGGTTGAGAAACATGCTCTATAACCATATTCAGGATCTTCCCCTGTCTTTTTTTCAAAAAGAAAAAACAGGGGTTCTCATGTCAAGGATTACCAATGATGTCAATCTTATCAGGGAAATGGTTTCCAGTTCAGTTACAAGCCTTATCAGGGATACGTTCAGCATTATTGGTTTGACATGTGTAATATTTTACCGGGACTGGAAAATGGCTTTATTTGCATTTATCATACTGCCCATAGCTTTTTATCCTATTGTAGAGTTTGGCAGAAGGGTCAGGAAGGTAAGCACAGGATGCCAACAGGCTATGGCTGAACTTAGTTCTTTTCTTCATGAAACATTTGTAGGTAATAAAATTGTCAAGGCATTTGGCATGGAAGATTATGAAAAAAACAGGTTTGCTCAAAAGACGCAGGAAATGTTTAAACTTGAGATGAAAGCAGTTGTTGCAAATTCCCTGTCTTCTCCTGTTATGGAATTTTTAGCAGGGGTTGGCATAGCATTTATTATCTGGTACGGGGGTTTAGGTGTTGTTAAAGGTACTTCTACTGCAGGAACCTTTTTTTCCTTTATGGCAGCCGTTCTTATGCTCTATGATCCTGTTAAAAAAATGAGCAAGGTTAATAACAGGATCCAGCAGGGACTTGCAGCAGCAGACAGGGTTTTTGATATTATTGAACAGGAATCTGATATAAAGGAAAAGTCTGATCCTGTTGAAATAAAAACCAAGCCTCATAAGGTAAGTTTTGAAAATGTCAGTCTGACATATGACAATCAGGTCATGGCTTTAAAAGATATTAACCTGGATGTTGGAAAAGGCGAGGTTATTGCCCTTGTCGGAATGAGCGGGGGCGGGAAAACATCACTTGTCAACCTTATACCCAGGTTTTACGATGTCAGCAAAGGCAGGATACTTATTGACAAAACAGATATAAGAGATACATCTATTGCATCTCTTAGAAAACAGATTGCAGTTGTTACTCAGGATACTATTTTATTTGACAATACTGTTAGAAACAATATTGCATATGGAAAGCTTCATGCTTCTGAACAGGAAATTATCCAGGCTGCAAAATCTGCATATGCTTTTGATTTTATTCAAAGTTTTCCAAGTCAGTTTGAAACAAAAATAGGAGAACTGGGCAGCCGTCTTTCAGGAGGTGAAAAACAGCGTCTCTGTATTGCAAGAGCTTTGCTTAAAGATGCGCCCATACTTATACTTGATGAAGCAACTTCGGCTCTGGACACGGAATCGGAAATGCTTGTGCAAAAAGCACTTGAAAACCTTATGAAAGGCAGGACGACCTTTGTTATTGCCCACCGGCTTTCTACAATAAGCTATGCTGACAGGGTTATAGTGATTGTTAATGGAAGAATAGTAGAGCAGGGAACCCATGAAGAACTTATGGAAAAAAAAGGAGAGTATTATAAATTGTATCAGATGCAGTTTAAATCTGTATAA